The sequence aacaacataaaacaatataaagGGTCTCACTCTTCCCTCAACGCAAGAACAAAATCTGTGTGATTCTACTTATACGAGGTTCCTAGAGCAgtcaaatccacagagacagaacgTAACCCGGTGGTTGTCAGGAGTTATGGGGACGGAGGAATGGTCGGTTGGTGTTTAATtggtatggagtttcagtttgggaagatggaaaatttctggagatagatggtggtgagggctgcacaataatgtgaatgtatttcatgccactgcattctacacttgaaattattaaaagagtaaattttatgttatgtgtattttacaataaaaaagaggctaggcgtggtggctcttgcctgtaatcccagcactttgggatgccgaggtgggcggatcacctgaggtcaggagttcgagaccagcctggccaacatggtgaaaccctgtatctactaaaaatacaaaaattagctgggcgtggtgtcgcatgcctgtagtcccagctactcaggaggctgaggcaagagaatcacttgaaccctggaggcggagattgcagtgaggcgaaattgcaccactgcactccagcgtgggtgtcagagtgagactctgtctcaaaaataaataaataaataaataaataaataaataaataaataaggccaggtacagtaggtcacacctgtaatcccagccctttgggagtctgaggtgggcagtgTCATgcgcatccatgtgaagagaccaccaaacaggctttgtgtgagcaacatggctgtttatttcacctgggtgcaggcaggctgagtctgaaaagagagtcagcgaagggagataagggcgggattgttttataggatttgggtaggtaaaggaaaattacagtcaaaggggggttgttctctggcgggcaggagtgggggtcacaaggtgctcagtgggggagctttttgagccaggatgagccaggaaaaggaatttcacaagataatatcatcgcttaaggcaaggactggccattttcacttcttttgtggtggaatgtcatcagttaaggcgaggcagggcatttgcacttcttttgtgattcttcagttacttcagacCATCTGGGCGTATACGTGCAAGTACCAGGGGATGCAATgacttggcttgggctcagaggcctgacaggcagatcacttgagcccaggagttcaagaccagcctgggcaacatggtggaactccgtctccaccaaaacaaaacaaaaaatagctgggcatggtgacatgctcctgtagccccagctactcggaaggccgaagtcgggggaggattgcttgagttcaggaggtcaaggctgcagtaagctgagatcgcaccactgtactccagcctgggcaacagagccccaccttgtctcaaaataaatagataaataaaaataagttaattaattaaatgaaaactgATGATTCagaaaggaacaaacaaacacaaacccaATGCCAGTCGCCGTGTTTGGTGCTCTGCTTGCTTCTCTTGTGAACAGCAATGTGCGGAAGTGGTTCTGCGGACTCACTTGCAACCTAAATTTTGAGGTCAACGTCTCTCAGCTGTGAAATTCTGCCGGGTGCTGGGGGCAGTTTCGGAGCATAATCCTCACAGTTGGAGAGGAAGTATTTTCTGGGGAAAAGATAAGGCAGCAGTGGATGAAGCACTGGCCGGGTTTGAGGAGATGACCTGATGGGGCCCCCGTGGGAGAAACTGTTAAATGTGGGAAGGGGGAAAGGAGCAAAGAGATGGACCGCAGGGCCTTCACCCCCTTCTTGGACTCTGCAGCTCACAGTGGCCCCCACGGCTCTCCAAGGTTCTGGCCACATCCCTAGGcttaaggaagaggaaaagaaagttcCCCTCATGCCTCAGATCCCAGCCCTGCACTCGGTCCACCATTCCCACCAGTGATGTCAGGAAAATGCCAACCCAGCGCCCAGCGCTCACCTCTGCCTGGTCTTACCCTCATCCACATCGCGAGTGTGTCCAGATTACTGCGGGATCAGGCTGGGGAGAGGTGTGCTGGTGGCAGCTCCCATCGTAATCCCCCACCCTTCAAGCCTCCCTGCCCCACTTCTCCCCTCGACCGCCTGTTCTCCCTAACTCATCTCTCTCCTCCGCCTCTCCCCTCTGCGAGGTTTACATTGCTATCCACCCACTTTCATGACTCCACCCACTCTGCTTCCATTTTAGTTGTTTCAGCGTGGGGTTAAGAGCTGAAGGACAGGATGCCCCCTTCCCTGGGAGCTGCTGGGGCTTTCGCTGGGCGTGTGCCCACCCAGCCACTGTGAGCTGTTGATCTGGTGATGAGCATTCTCTGGGAGAGGCCGTCTCCCTTGTTTCCTCTCTGAGATTCCTCCTTGGAGTGCTGGAAGGTGAGAGGGAGTGACgagcaggcaggggctggggctgatGGACACCCAGGAAAGCCTTCCAGTAGATAACCCTGATGCAGGAAGACCTCCTTTTATCACGTTTGTGGCTAGGAGTTGGGGCTTCTTGGATTTGCCTCAAGGCTTCCCTAagaatccttttttcttttctttccttttttttttttttttttgagatggagttttcgctcttgttacccaggctggagggcaatggtgcactctcggctcactgcaacctctgcctcccgggttcaagtgattctcctgcctcagcctcccatgtagctgggatgacaggcgcccaccacgcccagctattttttgtatttttagtagagacagggtttcaccatgttggccaggctggtctcgaactcctgacctcaggtgatccgcccacctcggcatcccaaagtgctgggattacaggtgtgagccatcgtgcctggccagaatcttctttcttttattgagtGTGTGTCTAAAAGAGATTTCAAGTTACCGGTGGCAGCTGGAGACCCTACTGTTAGTGAGTAAGGAAAATAACCATCGGCTTCTTTACCCCGCAGGTGCTCGGCGGAGAGGAACACAGGCCAGGAAATACTAATGATGGGGATAAAGAGCTCCCCAGGGGCTGGATGTGGCagctcaagcctataattccaactttcaggaggccaaggtgggaggactgcttgagcccaggagtttgagaccagtctgggcaacatggcaaggccctgtgtcacaaaaaaaaaaaaaaaagtccccaggACCCAAGGAAGCTGCCCAGAAGTTTTCTAAAGAGGCTCCCTGCTGCAACTCTGAAGAGGAACAGGCTGTGCTGGTGCCCCTGCTTTAAGGATGCTTGTAGCTTTCTCCTGCTATCTCAGTAAGGTCTGCTGAGCACTGCACTGACAGCTCCCAGTCCCCTCTCAGTGAAGACGTCAAGCAGCAGCAGCCAAGCAGCAGTCGCGGCTGCCTCCCAGCGGCCCCGGCTGTAATCTTCTGTTCAAGGTGCCCACACCAGATCTCGGCTGTAGAAAGCAGACAGGCTTCAGCTGCCCTAAGAGCTGGTTCTGCGGCTGGTGACTCAgcgggggtgggggttggggggaagtgGGGGTTAGGACTTGGGGCCTGAGGGGCCAGCACTGGTGACAACAAAGTCCAGGGGATTTTGTGCAGAAGACAGGAAGCTGAGTCCCAAGAACAAGCCTAGCAGTGGAACTGCAATCGAATGAATCCCCGGTAATTCCATTCATGCCACTGAATCCTCCCTGTGGGTTCAGAAACACAGATCCCTGCTTCGTGCGTCCTAAAAATGCAGTGCGAACCAAGGTCTAAATTCCACAATGAAGTGACCCTTCTCTTTTCTGCTACCCACCTTCCCCCCGaccccacacccacccccaaGTCCACAAGAACAGAGTGATGTGGGTggagattttcctttatttgtttttattttggagaggAAGGGCTAGAGCAAAAAAATGATGCCAACACACCGGGCACTAGAATGGCCCCTGCACATGCAGAACACACGGACACTCACGCTGGATTAGCGACTGAGCAAATGTGCCCCGTGGAGAGAATGTCACCAAAGCTGCAAAAGCCCCCCGCCGCCaacttttattagttttaagaCCCCCAACCACACCCACCCCAGATCTCCCTGTCATTCTTAGTAAGCAGACCTCCTAGGAAACTGGGCTTTTACTCCTGTGGGCTCAGTGCCACATCCCCTCAAATAAACATGCATCCTCTAGAGCAAAAGGGAAATTGACAGAATGCTGGAATGCCGAGAGATGGGATGCTTCATTTTTCATTATCCACCAGCTTGGGAGAAAGGCCACCTTCCATCACACCAGTGAGAGCGGGGAAAGAGCTATCGGGCCCTTTCCCGTCTCTCAGGCCTTGTGCAACATGTCCCTGGCTGCTCACACTCCAGCCCTGCCTGACTTGAAACAAACCGAGTCAGTAGCCTTCCACCTCTTGCCTTGAGAAGAAGACATTTGAGAGCTCGCAGATATAGGGCAACCGATGATCCAAACCAACATCTTCTCTTGCTCAGCTTCTGTTCTATCCAAAGGTCTAATCCTGCTCCCCCAAGGGGATTTCTGAGGTCTGAAACCCCCAAACCTGACtccaggcctccccagcaatgtgtgGGCCCCATGGAACGTATTTATTTCATTGCAACGACCCCTCACTACCTAATCTTCCTGCATTCCCGCAGAGCAGTCTTGGGTTTCTCTCGGCATCTCTCCCCACGGCTTGCTGTGGTGTTCTGACTTGGAGGTGTCCAGGGTGGCAGGGGAAGCGTCAGGTACCTTTGCTTTCTGTCCTCTCCTCGTCAGCCGTCTGAGCGTTGCTGACAGCGCGAAGCTGCCCCTGGGCTGCAGGCTTCACCGAAAGGACCAAGCGTTTGCGGAACGTCTCACAGAGCACAATGTACACAAAGGGGTTGAGGCAGCTGTTGGCGTAGCCCAAGCTGATGGCCGCATTGTACAGGTAGACAAAGGTGAGGGTCGGGCGGCTGATGGACAACTGGGTCAGCTGTAGCACATAGTAGGGTGCCCAGCACACAAAGAAGACCAGGCAGATGGCGATGGCTGTGCGGGTCACCCTCTTTGTCCGCAGCCGGATGCTGCGCTGGGAGGCGGGGGCCACTGAGGACGTCATGCGCTGCAGGATCCTCACGTATGCGGCCGTGATGACCACGAAGGGCAGGGCAAAGGCCAGGAAAAACTGGTACAGGGTGAACCAGTAAAGGTCAGTGTCCGGGTTGGGCAAGCGGATGCCGCAGCCCACTGCACCTCCTGGGAAGGGGATGAGTCTGGCATACAACCACACGGGGGTGATGCTGATGAAGGAGAGGGCCCACAGGAGGCAGATCACCAGGGTGGCCACAGAGGGCTTCCGGAACTTTGTGGAAGAGATGGGGTGGACGGTGGCCAGGTAGCGGTCAATGGCCATGGCGGTCAGGATGTAGGTGCTGGTGAACTGACTATTGGCATCCATGGCCGTGATGAGGGTGCACATGGTCTCCCCAAAGTGCCACACCCCATTGCCCATGAGCTGGTGGATCATGAAGGGCATGcccaggagaaagaggagatCCACCACCGAGAGGTTGATGATGAAGATGTCGGGGACATTGTTGCACCAGTGCAGCTTGGACTTCTTCACGACCGCGAAGATGACCATGGAGTTCCCGATGATGCCCAGGAGGCAGATGGTGCCGAACACCGAAGGCATGATGATGTTGATGTAGGAGACGCTCCCTGAGCGAGGAGGTGATCCTGGGGACAGAAGGAGCAAGCGTTGGCCGTTTGACATGGGCTCTGCTCTGAGAACTGACATCCTGCTGGCATGCTCAGCCTCCAGCGACCCACCGTTCATCTGGAATCCTCTCCCACCATTCTCCCTCCCTTCACCATTGCTAATCTTGTCCCTTTTCCCTCCTCCATGGATTTCCTGGTGAATCCTACCAGAGTCCCCTGAGCCACCCGTCTTGCAAGGACACAAGAAGCCTGCCTCCTGCAGGCACCAGAGGCAAGAACCACAGCTGTCTGCAGAGATTACTCTGTGCGCCCCGGGCTTCACCAGGAAACCTCATCAAAATAGCCAGAAGGACAAAaaagtaagtgtgtgtgtatgtgtgtgtgcacatgcttTTCCTATGTGTAGCCCTGAGTGCTTCATTTTGGAGCTCTCTGGTTGGAAACGGTGTACTGATTCTTGGACATCTCTGAGCGACTGTCTTGTAGAGGCTTTTGCCGGCTGTGCCCTGGTCAAGTCAGCAGCCCTCCCTACCCCAGTCTTCCTAGCAGGAATTTCCTTGCTTGGTATCTTCTGAGCCTGGGCTTCTTGAGTGAAGCAGAGACAGAAGCTGTGTGTTGCAGCTCAGCAGCCTGAAAAAATTATCCACATAagcctttcctcttttccttccttcccttctccttcaaAGCTGGAATCCCAGGGCACCGCAGCTCTGGAAATGTCAGGAAGCTTAATTCACCAGAAAAGTTAATCCCCTCATGGCTCCGTGAAGTCTTCCCTTCCCAGGGCCTCTCCCAGGTGGCAGTGAGGATGTCTCAGACCTCATCACCCAAGTGCGAGTAAAAAGCTGAGGCTAACAGTGCAGGAGTGAGCCCCCAGCTGTCTCCCACATACCACCCTCCAGCTTCTCTCGCTTGCTTTTCCAGCCTGGAATTTTTTCTGCCAAGCCTCTTTGGAACCCAGCCGCGAGCCTTCCCCTGCTGCCTCGCGGCTGGCCCCACTTCCTTGCCATTCTGAACATGCCTTCGTCCCCTGCTCTGCTCCTACCCGTCTGCCCCTGCGGGCCCCTGCGGACCCTTGCCCCCTTCTCCCCTGCCCCTCTGAGCAAAGTAGACCACAGATCTTGTCCCCAAGAACTGTGATAAAGTTTCCCAAGCAGTTTGGCTCAGGGGTGAAACCTTCCCATTTTCCACCCACAGCCCAGAGGAGGGAGGACTCCCAGTCAACTCACCTGCCGAGGTGAGGTTATCGGGGCCATCAGAGGTGTTGCTGGTGTTGGGACCAGTGGGCAGCAGCGAGGCTTCCAGGTCCATCCAGCCAGTGCTGGTCGCCGGCTCCCACAACCAAGCTGAGCTCCCCTCCACCCACGCAGGCTGCGGCAGCCTCCAGCGCCTGCCACCTTGTCCAGGAGCGCAAGCCCCGCAGTCGGGAAGGGGGTCTTCCTTGGCAGCCTGGCAGCCGCTGCCGCCTCCAAGCCCAACTGCCCTCCCTACTCCCTCCTTCGCGGCTCTCACTGACATCACCTAGACACATTAACATTCGGAGGCAGCTGCACATTAACCTCTTCAGTCCCGGGCTGTGGCTGGCTTCCACTTCTGAATGCCTGCAGAGCCCCAGGGCCCTGGGGAAGCTGGGAGGGACTGGGCAGAGGCAGCCCCATCAGGAAAGGGATCTCCTTCCCACTGACACTTGGGATTGTCTCGTGTGCTTACAGGGGCTGCTGCTTGTCTTGCATGAGGATCGAGGTCTCTGCAAAGGCAAACGGACAGAGCAAACAGGCTGCCTCCCTGTGGAGGAGACAGTAGCTTGGCTTAGCCCCTATCCCAGGTATGGGTGGCTGGGCCACATGGCAGGGTCCGGGGGGAACTGCACAGAGCTTGGGAATCAAAGGCTTGGACTGCAGCCGGGCTGCCCCCCACGCACACTCAGGGCACCCTCGGCCCCTTCTCTGTGCCCTGACGGCTTCCGACCATCTTGCTGGCTATGCTGCCAGCGTCCTGCAGTAGTTGAGGAGTTGGCTGCTGAACCCTTGCCTGGCACTCAGAGGTCACGCAGGTCACTCCATGCTGGCCATAGCCAGGACCTCGGGGGCCGGAAGGGGACAAACTCCCGTCTGCACGGGATCTGCCTGGACCAGGCTCGCAGAGGTGTTAATTTTCTAAATGCTCTGAGGCCCCTGAGGTTTGGCCTGGGACTCTTTGAGACAAATATCCAAGCATGATCCCCCAAAGAGATCATCCCAGAGGAACAGCCTCGGCGGCAAAGCCGTTGAGTGAATTTTCCAAGGAGGCATCCTGTTGCCGGCCTCTGGGACCCTCACAGACAGGAGCCGCCACTGCACCCACTGCCGGACTCAGGAGCCAGGGGCTCAGGGTTCACAGACGGATCCCTACATGTGTCCTCTGTCTTGTTTACTTATTGGattcatccaacaaacatttattgagtccttactacccgccaagcactgttctaggttttgcagtgaaaaaaaaaacggGGGGTGGGTGATAAAGTCCCTGTCCTCATGAAGATTGCGTTCAAGTTGGGGGGAGACAAAATCCCTCAAAGACGATTCATGATATTGGCGATGACTATGAAAAACTTAAAGCAGGGTGAGCCGGCCCCTGAATACCAGCGGAGATGGAGGTTGCTATTTTATATAGGATTGATCATCAAggaaggcctcactgagaagCACTTCCAGAAATGTCCTGAAGGAAGTCAGGAACTATGCTTAGAAATATTCTAGAGGACCAGCATTCCTGGCTGTGGAAATCGCCAATGCAAAGGCTGTGTGGCAGGAGCGTGCAGGGTGACTCTGGAGAACAGTgtcgggccaggtgcagtgactccgcctgtgatcccagcactttgcgaggccaaggcaggcggattgcttgagctcaggagttcaagaccagcctggacaacattgtgaaactctgtctctacaaaaattagccaagcatggtggcaggtgactgtaatttcagctacttaagcagctgaagcaggagaatcgcttgaaaccaggaggcagagattgcagtgagctgaaattgggccactgcactccagcctgggtgacacagaaagaccctgtctcaggaaaaagaaaatatacttcacATAAAGATAacttatggccgggcgcggtggctcaagcctgtaatcccagcactttgggaggccgagacgggtggatcacgaggtcaggagatcgagaccatcctggctaacacggtgaaaccccgtctctactaaaaaatacaaaaaactagccgggcgagatggcgggcgcctgtagtcccagctactcgggaggatgaggcaggagaatggcgtaaaccccggaggcggagcttgcagtgagctgagatccggccactgcactccagcccgggcgacacagcgagactccgtctcaaaaaaaaaaaaaaaaaaaaaaacttatgataTTGGCAATTGCTGTAAAAAACTTAAAGCAGGGTGAGCGGGCCTGCGAATACCAGGAGAGGTAGAGGTTACTCTGGTAGAGGATTGATCAtcaaggaaggcctctctgagaaaagtcctgaaggaagtgaggaagcGTGCTTAGAAATATTctggaggggccgggcgcggtggctcaagcctgtaatcccagcactttgggaggccgagacgggcggatcacgaggtcaggagatcgagaccatcctggctaacacggtgaaaccccgtctctactaaaaaatacaaaaaactagccgggcgaggtggcgggcgcctgtagtcccagctacttgggaggctgaggcaggagaatggcgtaaacccgggaggcggagcttgcagtgagctgagatccggccactgcactccagctcgggtgacagagcgagactccgtctcaaaaaaaaaaaaaaaaaaaaaaaaaagaaatattctggaGGACCAGCATTCCCGGCCATGGAAATTGCCAGTGCAGAGGCCCCGTGGCAGGAGTCTGCAGGGTGACTCTGGAGAGCACTGTGGCTATAGTAGAGATTAGCAGGAGCTGACATcagagaggaaggagcaggcagggaAGATTCTGCCAGGCTTGCCAGCCAGTGTAAGTACTTTGGCTTTTCCTTTAGGGGAAACGGGAGTCACCAGGGGGTTTTCAGTTGAGAAAAGACATGATCAGACATGTTTTGATCAGtctgggctgggtgtagtggctcatgcctgtaatcccagcactttgggaggctgaggcgggaggattgactgaggtcaggagttcgagaccagcctggccaacatggtgaaaccctgtctctactaaatatacacaaattagccaggcgtggtggcaggtacctgtaatcccagctacttgggaggctgaggcatgagaactgcttgaacccaggaggcagaggttgcagtgagctgagattgtgccattgtactccagcctgggtgacagaacgagactctgtctcagaaaaaaaaaaaaaaaaaaaaaaaagaagctctttGCGGTCAAggaaggcctcactgagaagtacttccagaaaataaaagtcCTGAAAGAAGTGAGGAAGCGTGTTtggcgggaggtgattggatcttgggagcagatttctcccttgctgtttttgtgataatgAGAGAGTGGTCATGAGATCTTGTTGTTGAAAAGTGTatagctggccaggtgtggtggcttgtgcctataatcccagcactttgagaggccgaggcaggcggatcacctgaggtcaggagttcgaaacaagCCTGGCTggcatggtgaatccccgtctctactaaagatacaaaaattagccagacatggtggcacgcgcctatagtcccagctactcatgaggctgaggcaggagaatcgcttgaacccaggaggcagaggttgcagtgagccgagat comes from Macaca fascicularis isolate 582-1 chromosome 10, T2T-MFA8v1.1 and encodes:
- the MCHR1 gene encoding melanin-concentrating hormone receptor 1 isoform X2 — translated: MNGGSLEAEHASRMSVLRAEPMSNGQRLLLLSPGSPPRSGSVSYINIIMPSVFGTICLLGIIGNSMVIFAVVKKSKLHWCNNVPDIFIINLSVVDLLFLLGMPFMIHQLMGNGVWHFGETMCTLITAMDANSQFTSTYILTAMAIDRYLATVHPISSTKFRKPSVATLVICLLWALSFISITPVWLYARLIPFPGGAVGCGIRLPNPDTDLYWFTLYQFFLAFALPFVVITAAYVRILQRMTSSVAPASQRSIRLRTKRVTRTAIAICLVFFVCWAPYYVLQLTQLSISRPTLTFVYLYNAAISLGYANSCLNPFVYIVLCETFRKRLVLSVKPAAQGQLRAVSNAQTADEERTESKGT
- the MCHR1 gene encoding melanin-concentrating hormone receptor 1 isoform X1, with translation MDLEASLLPTGPNTSNTSDGPDNLTSAGSPPRSGSVSYINIIMPSVFGTICLLGIIGNSMVIFAVVKKSKLHWCNNVPDIFIINLSVVDLLFLLGMPFMIHQLMGNGVWHFGETMCTLITAMDANSQFTSTYILTAMAIDRYLATVHPISSTKFRKPSVATLVICLLWALSFISITPVWLYARLIPFPGGAVGCGIRLPNPDTDLYWFTLYQFFLAFALPFVVITAAYVRILQRMTSSVAPASQRSIRLRTKRVTRTAIAICLVFFVCWAPYYVLQLTQLSISRPTLTFVYLYNAAISLGYANSCLNPFVYIVLCETFRKRLVLSVKPAAQGQLRAVSNAQTADEERTESKGT